The Plectropomus leopardus isolate mb chromosome 2, YSFRI_Pleo_2.0, whole genome shotgun sequence genome has a window encoding:
- the LOC121957893 gene encoding migration and invasion-inhibitory protein: MSSAGRLEILREQNKDLLKQLKQQREKLERLSGYRQSRKRDREDGPEQSREPAEIVTLTGGDRGPARAALAKPTVRFSDIQGTTPAPPVTSRYRRGTTKHTTPSDRHPLVHSRLQDTRPASTKSCLVNHKEQGKVWSRVTCQSGESEAMSASNRHHVQPLLGYDWIAGVLDAEDSLIERSDEYFNDLRTFRSLNRDECVHSTQAEFSEENHSVLPPLTDRDGPEANVDTHHCTFSYRINSRLFPVPLHSQESCPVCKKHKSSHPHTTAEPALVRVSIPRSTLLPPYKYKAHRRCSFDPSDSLGLPSHCLSGWSNTGQSTLPPPSSLDLRSSLRTKSSTESQDKDLEDLSTHKVSSNQISDVSRLARHNFQHFSSKRKLGSTFYPLH, from the exons atgtcatccgCGGGTCGATTGGAAATTTTACGGGAGCAAAACAAAGATTTGTTGAAGCAGttgaagcagcagagagagaaactggagCGGCTGAGCGGGTACAGGCAGAGCCgaaagagggacagagaggacgggcctgagcagagcagagagccgGCAGAGATCGTCACCCTGACCGGTGGAGACCGCGGTCCTGCCCGGGCCGCCCTCGCCAAACCTACCGTGAGATTTTCGG ACATCCAGGGAACTACTCCAGCACCACCTGTGACCTCCAGATACAGAAGAGGGACTACTAAACATACAACACCATCAGACAGACATCCTCTCGTCCACAGCAGGCTGCAGGACACGAGGCCAGCCAGCACCAAGTCCTGTCTAGTAAATCACAAAGAACAG gggAAGGTGTGGAGTCGAGTCACATGTCAGTCTGGTGAAAGCGAAGCAATGTCTGCCTCAAACAGGCATCATGTGCAGCCTTTACTCGGGTACGACTGGATAGCAG GCGTCCTGGATGCTGAGGACTCCTTGATAGAGCGCTCTGACGAGTACTTCAATGACCTGCGCACGTTTCGATCACTCAATAGAGACGAGTGTGTCCACAGCACGCAAGCAGA ATTTTCTGAGGAGAACCACTCAGTCCTGCCGCCGCTAACAGACAGGGACGGTCCAGAGGCTAACGTGGACACTCATCACT GTACGTTCTCTTACAGGATTAACAGCAGACTTTTCCCCGTCCCGCTCCACTCTCAGGAGAGCTGCCCGGTGTGCAAAAAGCACAAATCCTCCCACCCTCACACTACTGCTGAGCCAGCTCTCGtcag gGTCAGCATTCCTCGCTCCACCCTCCTGCCACCCTACAAGTACAAAGCTCATCGGCGCTGCAGTTTCGACCCTTCCGATAGTTTGGGGTTACCATCG CACTGTCTCTCAGGCTGGTCGAACACAGGTCAGAGCACGCTGCCGCCACCCAGCAGCCTCGATCTGCGGAGCAGTCTGAGAACGAAGAGCTCCACCGAGTCACAGGACAAAGACCTGGAG GATCTCTCTACACACAAAGTGTCCAGTAACCAGATCTCAGATGTTTCTCGCTTGGCCCGTCACAACTTCCAACACTTCTCCTCCAAAAGAAAGTTAGGAAGCACATTTTACCCTTTGCACTGA